A genomic stretch from Photobacterium atrarenae includes:
- the rpmG gene encoding 50S ribosomal protein L33, which translates to MAKGIREKIRLVSSAGTGHFYTTDKNKRNMPGKFEIKKFDPVVRKHVMYKEAKIK; encoded by the coding sequence ATGGCTAAAGGCATTCGTGAGAAGATCCGTCTGGTATCATCTGCTGGTACAGGCCACTTCTACACTACCGACAAAAACAAGCGTAACATGCCAGGCAAATTCGAGATCAAAAAATTTGATCCAGTAGTTCGCAAGCACGTTATGTACAAAGAAGCTAAAATCAAGTAA
- the rpmB gene encoding 50S ribosomal protein L28 — protein MSRVCQVTGKRPVTGNNRSHARNATKRRFLPNLQTHRFWVESEKRFVKLRLSAKGMRIIDKKGIDAVLSDMRARGENV, from the coding sequence ATGTCCCGAGTATGCCAAGTAACTGGTAAGCGTCCTGTAACGGGTAACAACCGTTCACACGCACGTAATGCCACCAAGCGTCGTTTTCTGCCGAACCTGCAAACTCATCGTTTCTGGGTAGAAAGCGAAAAACGCTTCGTTAAACTACGCCTTTCTGCGAAAGGTATGCGTATCATTGATAAGAAAGGCATCGATGCCGTTCTGTCTGATATGCGTGCTCGCGGCGAGAACGTTTAA